Below is a window of Electrophorus electricus isolate fEleEle1 chromosome 1, fEleEle1.pri, whole genome shotgun sequence DNA.
TTGTGTGACCAGTGGTACTGTGTGCTTGCCAGGCCGAGTGGAAGCTAAAAGGGACCACTCTCCCTGCCGGCTGGCCCACTGCTGGACTCATCCATATCAAGAACTTTGGCCTGCGTTACCGGGACGACCTGGAGCTGGCCATCCACAATATCGACATCACCATCGAGGGGGGTGAGAAGGTGGGACGGCAGATGTGCTGCGGTTCTTCTTTGGGATGGTTTTCCTCACATGAGGAATTAAGTTTGTTACGAAGCTGCTTTAAAAAATTACCTGCATCTATAAACCCAGGGCTTTatgaagtgtgtgcgtgtggtgtgtgcgcgcgtgtgtgagagaaggtGGGAATTGTGGGCAGGACCGGAGCTGGGAAGTCCTCTCTGACGCTGGGCCTGTTCCGTATCATCGAGGCAGCTCAGGGAGAGATCCACATAGACGGAGTGAACATCGCTGACGTGGGCCTGCACGACCTGCGCTCTAGAATCACCATCATCCCCCAGGTagagtacagacacacacacacacaacctgcctTGCTTGCATATTTCTGAGCAGGATTTGTAACTCTCCACCTCTGCCCCGCCCTCGTGCCGCAGGACCCGGTCCTGTTCTCCGGGTCTCTGCGCATGAACCTGGACCCCTTCGACAGCTACTCCGatgaggaggtgtggagggcTCTGGAGCTCGCGCACCTCAAGAGCTTCGTGTCGGGTCTGCCGGACAAACTGCAGCACGAGTGTTCCGAGGGAGGAGAGAACCTCAGGTATGCAGCGACGCGCGTTCCTCTCATATCTGTGTCTTTGGCCTTCTTGCCCCACCGGCGCCATGCTGATCCAGTCGCTTTTCTTCTGTCCGTTTGTGTGGGTCAGTTTGGGGCAGAGGCAGCTGGTTTGCCTGGCTCGAGCTCTCCTCAGGAAGACCAAGGTTCTGGTTCTGGATGAGGCCACGGCCGCCGTGGACCTGGAGACCGACAACCTGATCCAGTCCACCATCCGCACTCAGTTTGAGGAGTGTACAGTACTGACCATCGCTCATCGCCTCAACACCATCATGGACTACACCAGGTAACGCAGAGAAACACCATTTTAAGGGAGATTCCATACGGTAGTGAGTTCAGTTTGAACGGAACTTCCAGCTGCACCGCGTGTAGTGAATATCAGTTTACTTTGCCTCTTTTAGAAACGTTGTCAAGTTAGctggaaaacaaaaaccttatTTTACGTAGATGGCAAATGATGACTATTCCAGGCTGAATTTTGGTTATGACGAGCTGTTTAGCCAACATCGGTCACGTAttcgtggtttttttttttttttttttttttttttttttttcacaaagcGTAGGCTCAACGTTCCATAGATACACTTTTAGTCTTCAGAGGTCTTAACAAGCCGTCTAATAGCCCACCAgtcaagagaaacaaaacactccCACAGGCGTAATGTCGCCTGTGTGACCGTGTTGCATGGCTCTGCACCTGCTGTTCCCTTGACACACGTCACATGACTGATGTGTAGGGAACTGTTTAGGGACCCTGTGCATGGGAACGCGCTCATGTTGTATCTCTCTTTTCAGGGTGCTGGTTCTGGATAAAGGCCAGATGGCTGAGTTTGGGTCTCCGTCCAGTCTCGTGGCCAAGAAAGGAATGTTCTACAAGATGGCCAAAGACTCAGGTTTGGTGTGACACCTGGAGGACGACCGAGgagactcctcctcctcctcctcttcgtcTCTCGTCCTGGAACTCATCGTTTGTCCTAGAACACTCCGCGTGTTCTGGAACACATCTTGGATCCCATTTGAGAGAGTTTCCATATCGTCTGCTTCTAAGGATCGCTTCTGATTTGCCAATGGGACGTTTGAGTTGTATTTTTGGCAAAATTAGTTTGGTTTAAGAGactgtttgttttggggttttttttgttttgttttgtttttttttggtgcttgATATTATTTGAAAGATGCCTGATCACAAGAGATGGGTCTACATTCAGACTCTAGAGTAATGCTGTGGTTTTCATTTGGAAACCTACCGAGAAGGATTAGGTTTGACCAGCTTTGTCTTTTaggaatatatatttctgtcttttggacatcactgacatcactgtACTATCGCTGAGCTCCAGCTGCAGTTGTCCACTGCCTGGCTGGCTTGCCTTAGCACCGTACAGACGGCACAGCAGTCCTGCGACGCGATCAGGGCTCGTGTCCGAACCAAAGTCCTCCACGTCTAGGTCATGTTCTCAGAAGGAATGCAGACTTGGGTTCATAGAAAAAGAATTGTCCACCTCAGGCCGTCTCTTTAAAGCTGCCATGTGTTAATGAAACTGTTGGTCCTCCTCAGTGTTCTACAaccctctgctcctcccacacaaccacacacctcccccacccacacaggcgcacacatcTGACGTCCTCAGGTCGCACAGCACTTTAAAATTGTTACATATGCTAAAAGCAACTGGGCTGCTAGCTCCTCACCAGCTGGGTCTGCTCCCCATCTTTGGATCTGCTGGGCACTTTGCCCTGTTCTTTAAACGCAGCCCAGTCCTCTGTTCCTCCAGCGATCATGTACGCAGCGAATATTTAGCTGTTGCACTTCCATCTTCAGCTACGGGTGTCTGCTGTGAGCCATGACAAATTTACATAGACACCAGTCTGTGAGCACTCACACTCCACGTCCAGACTGGGACCGTCTGGGTTGCGAGGGAAGTCCGATTGAGGCCTGCGCGCGTCTCTCGTGCGTACCCGTGTACCTGCGGTACAGCTGAATGGGCCGACCAGGCTATAATTGGTCTCGTCTCTCTTTCCGGCATTGTAACATGGACACTCCATCACACTCTGCTCAAGGCCAGTCATTAGGACAAGACCTGCGTTCTgagtttaactttaaaatgattGACCGTAGAttgttacatttaaaatatgacaccgtatttatattgtttgtataaTTATAAATTGATACTTATATACCTGTGTAAGTGTCTTTACTTTCACGAATCCAAATAAACagttaaagtaaaaaaataaatgtttttgtaacaaattctgtgtccttttttttaatcctggGCAGAATAGGGATCATTTCTGTTGGTGGGAGGAGGTGGAAACATGGCAGCTAGATTCCACAGTCTGTTGGGGTTCACAGAAATGACAATTTCCCTGAgatatttattcaatatttatttaattattgcttctgtgaaaaaggaaaaaaaaaaaactactttaaTAGTATTTAACGAAATTCGAAGGTAGaagctaaaaaaaattatacaaatatacaaagtacaaaaaaaacaacaaccaaaagtaaaataaatactgaaaagtTCAGTCAGGAAGCCATGCAGCTGGTATGTGAGCTGGTGCAAATGAGGATGAAGGCATGCCTGTCCCTTCCTGGCCTGTGGTGACCTGTACTCTGTTCCAGCAGATCCTGGCTGAGGaattttgttaaaatacatatacacacacacatatgcacacatttaacatgcacacattcttcATGTTccatgtgaaataaaaaaaatttgatttaaagtgtcatttgttatttttccaAATTCTCTGTGGCAGCAATTATCACTGCCTTGGCATGTGAAATGCTACATGTTGTACATTGTTTGTACAAACTGCCATTCGGATTGACGATGGtcactgtaatttttttaaaagttcactTTTAATATGGCAGTGAGTTATTAAATGCATCTTCTGTTCCTGGAATGATATGATGTCACTCTTAAAACCAGGGAACTACTGTGCGTGAGAACGTGCACTTTCATGCGGAAGGCTATGTGTTCTTTGTCCTACACTTAGAAATAAAGGAATgagaaataaggaaaataagaaggaagttttccctttttgttcTTCACATTGTCTTTGTAAGATAAGATAATCAGTCATCTCCCTTTCAACTTCAGAGCTGGCCATACATGTACAAAGCTTCAACCATCTGCTGAACTAGGCAACGCGTactttgtttttggtttaaGCGGAGCACCTGTTATGAGCTGCAATGTCGTTCCTCGCTGTCCTGAATATGCCATATTCCTCTGGACAGAAGCGTCTTCCCCCTGAGCCATGTTTGGTGTTCCTTATAACAGGAAGTCTGGCATGTTTGCACACAGGAAGGTCTTTGATATTCTGCATTCTACATTTCAAACTCATCAACTTATGTTAAATCCGAAATGATGATGactgatggtggtggtggtctctGGCAGTCACACCAGACCAGCCTCCACACACATCCGGTAGAAGTGGCCTCGCTTTGTGATCAAGTTTCCTGGAGAGTCCATCTCTGTAATGTAACCTCGGTCCATTACTATAACTCTATAAGCAAAAATTCAACAGATTATTACTTCTTTTCAGATGTTTTCTGTGCATCTAATATTATTAGTGCATCAATATTTTTATCTCAATCCAAACTTTTTTTGTTCTTACTGGCCGGTCCTCCCTGATGGTGTGTTACTCTGCCTTACCTGGTGTAGTCCATGATGGTGTTGAGGCGATGAGCGATGGTCAGTACTGTACACTCCTCAAACTGAGTGCGGATGGTGGACTGGATCAGGTTGTCGGTCTCCAGGTCCACGGCGGCCGTGGCCTCATCCAGAACCAGAACCTTGGTCTTCCTGAGGAGAGCTCGAGCCAGGCAAACCAGCTGCCTCTGCCCCAAACTGACCCACACAAACGGACAGAGGAAAAGCGACTGGATCAGCATGGCGCCGGTGGGGCAAGAAGGCCAAAGACACAGATATGAGAGGAACGCGCGTCGCTGCATACCTGAGGTTCTCTCCTCCCTCGGAACACTCGTGCTGCAGTTTGTCCGGCAGACCCGACACGAAGCTCTTGAGGTGCGCGAGCTCCAGAgccctccacacctcctcatCGGAGTAGCTGTCGAAGGGGTCCAGGCTCATGCGCAGAGACCCGGAGAACAGGACCGGGTCCTGCGGCACGAGGGCGGGGCAGAGGGGAAGCATGTTACATGTTGAGAAGGATGCTTTTCTCAAGACTAGTGACAAAGCTTCTGCTACAGGATCACTTATATGTCCTACATAATACATCGGTCGGAACATCTTCTCTGTTTGAAGGACGTTCTAGTTCAGAGGCTTCCGTTGGAGCACAGGATGGACGTGTAACTTAGCCTCTTTCTCTTCACACCTGCTGGATCCAGACTTCGAGCCTTTCTGGTACCACGTACCTGCGGGATGATGGTGACGCGAGACCGCAGATCCTGCAGGCCGACCTCCGCAATGTCAATTCCGTCGATGGAAATCTTTCCCTTTGCTGCCTCAAGGATGCGGAAAATTCCCAGTGCAAGCGAAGACTTTCCTGCCCCTGTTCTCCCCACTATCCCAACCTGCTCCGAAAACGGCATACATAAAAAGAGGAATAATGCTGTTTACTAGGACGTTGAAATTGAGATGTGCAAGACAAAGGCGAAAAATTAATAATGAgaataagattttaaaatacaaGTATTGTTGAACCTTTTTTTGTAGAAGCATGCtttacatttccagcatttagGTGACACttagccaaagcaacttacTAAGCCAGCATACCACCTGacagttaagggtcttgctcaggggcccaacagtggcaaccttctTGATTGCATGTTGGCTAGATTAACCACTGCACTAGCACTGCCCTATAACAGCTGCAAAAGTTATGTATTGTTtaccttctccctctcttggACACTCAGCGTGATTTCCTTCAAGGCCCAGTCTAGACCTTTCCGATACTGAAGTCCGTATTCCTGGAATTCGATAGTGCCGGTTTGCGGCCAGGCCGAAGGGAGGGGCCTGTTCTCTGTTGTCCAGGCTGCCTGTGGACAACCCCAAGGGGGACAGGGTCAGTCCcaatgtgtctgtgcatggcTGTGTTTTACATAAAGGTATGGCTACGGTAGACAATGGCAGGAATTGGAGAGACACCTCTTTGGGTGTTTCTGAGTACTCCTTCACCCTCTCCACGGACACGATGTTGTTTTCCACATCGGTCCACGCGCGCACAATCCAGCTCAGGATTCCTGTCACCTGCGGAGTAGTTCGCTGTGTGATTAACGGCATCCAGACCACGATCCAGCCTCAGACAATGCACCCTTTGCAGGTACAAACTCCGGCATTCGCCTTCACGGACGAGATTTGCTTACTTGCAGAGAGTGCGACACAGCCAGACCCACGATGCCCGGACTTAGTGTTGCTCGGCCCGTCACGGAGAAGATGGCAGCTGCAAGGACCAGCACATTACCCAGGAACTCCAGGTTCACAGCCAGCCACCTGCAGGAGTGGTTCAGCGTGAAGTTGGGTGGTTGGTGGTGTGTTCACAGCTACCACAACACCCCAAACATCTCAGGTTATAGCCCTGGCAGATGGGAATCTCCACACCTGGTACAATATTCACCCCGTCGTTATTTCAAAACACGGAGTTCATGTTCGTGAAATGCCCTCTGGGTGTAAGGTGCAGAAATGATATAGACGTTCACGGAAAGGGCTGTGGTGTGACTTCTCTGACCTGGTGGCCACAAATCTGGGGAAGTAGGCGGTCTGGTTATGGTCCACCCGGCTGTTGGCCTGCAGGATGAACCTGGGCTGCACTCGGAATGCCCGGATCACGCTGGCTCCCTGCACCGTCTCGTTAAAGTGCGTGTAAATGGGCGACCGACTCACCGACTCCAGACGCCGGAGCTGGCAGGATGTCGCCACGTAGAAGCTCTAACGTTCACACATAGGGGGGAGGAAGGGGGTgtcacagagagatggagggactGGATcatagaaaatatttatttagcaccttttgatatatttaaaatgcagctCTTTCCGAGGATGTGACATCTTTATTACCCTGCACACATAAAATAAGCTTATGACATGCTTACTAAGCCCTTCTTACACAACCGATGGAATCGATTTATTTTGCAAAGTATGTTACACATACAGGAATTTGTCACTGTGATTGCTAATAGAAATGTCCAACATAAAGTCAATTGTTTTACTGAAAAGTGCTTGCTAAATAAAGATCGTCATTAAAATTGTCCCGAACGTCTGTGTGCTTACCTGGATGAAGGTGTAGAACAGAGTAAGGGGCAGTATGACGAATCCAGCGAGGGGACTCGCCATCAGCACGATGGTGGCCACCTCCAGCATCTTGAAGACGTATCCCAGCATCATCTTGAATCCCTCGGGGATCATGCAGTCGATGGCATCTACCTCTTTGGAGAAGCAGTTGAGCAGGTTCCCGCTGGGCGTCCTCTCAAAGAACTGCATGGGGGAGCGCAGCACATTGTTGAGGAGGTCCAGGTGGAGGTGCCTTGATGCCATGATGCCGCCCAGCGAGATGGCCACCGTTGTCCCGAAAATGGCACTCCCTGAAACGACAGGACCACGCCCTTATTATGGCGACCCGGGAGAGGTAGTACGGTCGCGGAGACTCAGGCCCGGGGCGGTGCCGACCTTGCGCGAAGCCCAACGCGCAGAACACGGCCAGCTTTGCATCGGCGTCCGTCTGAGTGCCGTTGACAACGGGGTCGTCGGCCCACAGCCTCAGCCAATAGTTGTAGCCGAGAGAGGCAGCCTGCTGGAAGGCGTAGAGGAAGATGATTGGGACGATGAGGGCGGGGCCTATGGTCCTGAAATACTCCACATACATATCCAGCTTCACCTGGGGAGGACGTTGCGTAAAATAAGGGAAGAGCAGTTTGCTTAGGGAGGGGCGTGTGATGCTCAGAACAGTGGCAAACAGAACTCTGTAATCATGGGTTTAAATTAGGTGGTGATTGGcagattaaaaacattcacCCCACCCTCGTTAAATGAAACTTGCAATAAATCTCTGATCTTTCACAATACACCTACTGTTCTGAAACCTTGGTTTTTGTGCTTTGCTCCCTCCCTGTTGAAAGTGTATGTAATGGCACATCCAGATTGGTTTGTGCAGTTGTCACGGCTGTGACCCTCACCCTGCCGGTACGGGCCTCGTCGGCCTCGGTCAGTTTGCCCAGCTCCTCTGGGTCCTGGTTCTGCTCGGAGTCCGCTAGGGTCTCCACAGTCGGGATGCTGGCACCGACCATGTCTCCGCTGCATAAGACACATGCAGGGAAGTTCAGTCTGCGTCTAATGTGAcacaacacatatttttgtttcctgcttGATGTAAGGGTATACACATGTGGTTGTGAATACGTTAATGTAAGAAGACCCAGTGCTCACAGCTTGGTTCTATGGTGTAATGGTTAGCACCCTGGACTTTGACTCCAGTGATCTGAGTTCAACTCTCAGTGGAACCTATTGAGTGCTTCTTGTTCCATTCAGCTGGAAGGTAGTTTCTTGCTGCAAGTTCTTTTATATTGCTGAAGCCTTTATCGGTGGACCAGGTTTGATTAACTTTTTGCCAGAATTTCCTGAATGACTGTTACTGTGGAAAACTGCATATATGACTTTAGGTAAGGTTCTCAATCTCAGTCCTGGGGAACTCAGACTGGGGAACACTGACATACCACTCAACCCATAAGATAATTGTGTAATTATTGCATGCTTGATTAATTAGTTAATTGAcagcatgcattttttttctagaatTTCCAATATAAAGGTAGTGACCAATATCAAGGctgcttcatttttaaaatttaaggACCTAAAATGTCACatctttcaaaaatatttatttattgatttattatgcATAAACCACATATAAGTTATCATGACCAAGTTTTACTCcttacaaacaataaatacaacaatCCACCCACAAAACCTACCCCTGTGCTCCCCAAGAGGGGTggagaaatgcaaaaatgaaaatgatccAAGAGCAGCAAAtagacagaagtgtgtgtgtgtgtgtgtgtttgtgtgtgtgtgtgtgtgtgtgtgtgtgtgtgagtgctattaatatttcatcattTCTTGCTGAAAACTGTTAATAATGTGGAAGTAACCTGTTTAGAAATGTTGCCAAGTCAgctgaaaaacaaatgtttattgtgAGGTACATTTTTGCTATAGCAAGTTGCTTCTCTGATTAGTGGACTAATCAGATTTTCACTATGTGGGGTACAATGAGAACCAGTGATGTAATCCATCTGATGAATGAGGTGTTTTGTGAAAGAACACCCCTGCGGACAGGAGTCCGGCGCTCCAGATCAGACAGACATCAGGTGATGAAAGCAAACTGCCTAAAGTATGTTTATTTTCACCTGATAAGCTGCTCTCGAGACAGATCAATCGAGAAGTCCGTCATGCTAAGCCGAGAGACTGACTTCCTGGTCCCTGAAAGGAAAtggcagtgtttttatttacactGAGGTGAAGATCTTTTTTTCTgaccttcttttttttgtagtaATGACCTTGAGCGCTCACCTCGGAATGTGATGCTTTCTCTGCGTTCGTTGCCAGCGAATGTTTTAACGAAGTCGGCGAACGCTCCCTGTCGGCCCAGCAGCTCGGCGTACGAGCCCGTCTCCGTGATCTCTCCGTCCACCATGACCAGGATGAGGTCGACCTGCGGCAGGAAGCTCAGTGCGTGGGTCACCAGCACGCGAGTCTGCTGgcaccaaaacacacaggcgGACGTAAACAAACCACGCAGCTGACCGCTCCCTTCAGGTCATATTTCACAGCAAAGAGCCTTTAATTAACATGTGCCTTCGATCGAAAGGCGAGTATCATGACAGTAATTGCGATTTACAGTAgctagaaaggaaaaaaaactgtggCCTAAATGCCACACAGCCAGAAATGGCGTGTACCTTGTCTCTAAGGATTCCTTTAGGGCCAATGACTTTGTGGAAGATGTGCTGACCCACGTGTGGATCCACGGCGGACAGGGGGTCATCCAACAGGTAGACGTCAGCCGTCCGGTACACAGCCCGTGCTAagctcactctctgtttctgcccTCCTGACAGGTTTAGCCCCTGAGACGAACACCGTGTGTAGAGGAACGTCACTCTCGGTGTGACCTCAAGTGGAGAAAAGGTAGCATGTTCCAAGTAATGATGTAAGGGGGAACCTCACCTTCTCCCCGATCTCCGTGGCGTCTCCTCCGGGCAGAACGTCCAGGTCTGGCAGGAGGGCACATGCCTCCAGCACTCTGTGGTaccagctctctctcctctcctgtccaaACACAATGTTCTCCCGCAGGGTGGTGTTCTGGATCCAAGCCTGCTGGGGCACGTACGCCACCGACCCCTGAAAAGGGGCAACGgcgcatttacatttacagggaAGGTCATGTGTCGAGAATCATTACATCGACGCTTTGTGACCTGTTGGCTGGGAGCTCTGGGGCAGATTGTGATGTGACCTGCCCATGGGGTTGGTGTGTGACGTTACCTTCACGGTGACGTGCCCgctcctcttctctgtctcacccaGCATGGCAGAGAGCAAGGAGGACTTCCCACTGCCCACGTGACCCACCACCGCAACCACAGACCCGTGTGGCACTTCCACGTTGACTCTGCTCAACAGATGACATTAGCTAGTTGGGGCtacacaatatattgtttggtAATTGTTATTGCGATCTTGGCCTTGACGATACCGATATTGTGGAAGGTTCTTATTGCGTGCTTTATGGATCCTGACCGATCACACATCCTGCATGGGTGTTCTTAGTGTTATTATAATGCCAGgctaatatattttaataaccTACCAGGCCTAAAGTAGCAATATGTAGGAGTTATCATCACAATACATTACTAGTTAGAATAATCGCTCAGTGTGTCAGTACTTCCACTGATGGCATTAACTTGGCTTTAAATTTTAGATAAATTTAAGCTTGAATTGAAAATTCAGTTCAACTGAATTTAACTCAAGGTCAGTTCATTTGCAAATGCGGTTAAACTAAAATAAGCCCAGTTATGTAACTCCAACCTGCTACATCCACATCTCACCTCTTTAGGCATGGAGGCCCGTCTCTGGACCAGCTGAAAGTGCCGTTCTTGATTACAACGCTGGTGCCGTCTAATGGGAAGGCAAAAGTATGCTGGAAACATCTGTACACATCATTATTATAACAATACAACACACTTACAATACACCACCTGGAacacttatttttttatttctacgGAACACTAACATCGCAATGATCTCCGACGTGGCCTTCATGCACATCCTGGCATGCTTCTCCGTATCAACATAACACACGTCAACAACGTCTGTTAGTCAGGAAACCTTTCTCCCATCAGAGGTTGTGTGGGCTGATTATGGCCTGTGGGTTCTCTTTGCTCATGCTGTCATGGGCATCGACACTAATGATGGAGTCAGACACAGACGTGGGCACTCTCCCTCCGAAAACATCCTTTTTGCCGGGCACAGCTCCGCCGAGCTATCCCGATTCTAAGTATGGAGCATGATGTGTCCTGC
It encodes the following:
- the LOC113580891 gene encoding multidrug resistance-associated protein 1-like; the protein is MDDLCSLSGLDPLWDWNLTWYTPHPDLTQCFQHTVLVWLPCLYLWLGAPFYLVYRRFRDHGRISVSALCGAKTALGLCLASCGLVELLYLLVKRSRDIEHHMIFLLGPSIRTLTMVLAVCIVHVERMKGCRSSAFLFLFWALAFVCSLVPLRGHVQAIAEQGFSGDAPRFLAFFTCFSLQLAQLVLSCFADQRPATLRPACVKNPCPVEDASFLSKILFWWFSGLVTQGFRSPLKAEDLWSLREEDTSEKIIRDLVREWTTRGVNPQQQDKCESPPRALSYRITEQTQLLLKLRQEQGSGLLLLRTLAKTFGPCFLTGTLCLIVQDAFMFSIPQVLSLLLGFVRDEDAPLWKGHLFAVTLFLLSCLQSLFNHQYMYTCFTVGMRVKTAIMGLIYRKTLIINSAARRACTVGEIVNLVSADTQKLMDFVVYFNAVWLAPIEIGLCLFFLWQRLGPSALAGIATVILIFPLNGLIAKMRSKLQEVQMKYMDGRIKLMNEILNGIKILKFYAWEKAFQEKVLAYREEELKALKKSQILYSISIASFNSSTFLIAFAMFGVYVLTDEKNVLDAQKVFVSMALINILKTPLSQLPFAMSSTMQAIVSLRRLGKFLQQDELRPDCVVREPYSPDGTSVVIKNGTFSWSRDGPPCLKRVNVEVPHGSVVAVVGHVGSGKSSLLSAMLGETEKRSGHVTVKGSVAYVPQQAWIQNTTLRENIVFGQERRESWYHRVLEACALLPDLDVLPGGDATEIGEKGLNLSGGQKQRVSLARAVYRTADVYLLDDPLSAVDPHVGQHIFHKVIGPKGILRDKTRVLVTHALSFLPQVDLILVMVDGEITETGSYAELLGRQGAFADFVKTFAGNERRESITFRGTRKSVSRLSMTDFSIDLSREQLISGDMVGASIPTVETLADSEQNQDPEELGKLTEADEARTGRVKLDMYVEYFRTIGPALIVPIIFLYAFQQAASLGYNYWLRLWADDPVVNGTQTDADAKLAVFCALGFAQGSAIFGTTVAISLGGIMASRHLHLDLLNNVLRSPMQFFERTPSGNLLNCFSKEVDAIDCMIPEGFKMMLGYVFKMLEVATIVLMASPLAGFVILPLTLFYTFIQSFYVATSCQLRRLESVSRSPIYTHFNETVQGASVIRAFRVQPRFILQANSRVDHNQTAYFPRFVATRWLAVNLEFLGNVLVLAAAIFSVTGRATLSPGIVGLAVSHSLQVTGILSWIVRAWTDVENNIVSVERVKEYSETPKEAAWTTENRPLPSAWPQTGTIEFQEYGLQYRKGLDWALKEITLSVQEREKVGIVGRTGAGKSSLALGIFRILEAAKGKISIDGIDIAEVGLQDLRSRVTIIPQDPVLFSGSLRMSLDPFDSYSDEEVWRALELAHLKSFVSGLPDKLQHECSEGGENLSLGQRQLVCLARALLRKTKVLVLDEATAAVDLETDNLIQSTIRTQFEECTVLTIAHRLNTIMDYTRVIVMDRGYITEMDSPGNLITKRGHFYRMCVEAGLV